A DNA window from Phragmites australis chromosome 11, lpPhrAust1.1, whole genome shotgun sequence contains the following coding sequences:
- the LOC133883876 gene encoding uncharacterized protein LOC133883876: MASLQPTLLTSSPLCGCAHALLDRRIRKLPPRISNGACSTARPSVRSEFLGKGGVLAWWTAGRQRRRLGVAGAGRGPFFGGGGRRMDKGTSRVVGNLAFAALLTYLAVTGQLRWVLDAIVSLWLLTILLPILALGAFFFFAGQDILQGDCPNCGRSFQILKSALNDGPQLCPYCTQPFSVQGNKFVRESARFSSGRGPTATNAQVLNEFFNRGTKGKAPLGTIVDVEAEVKDVE; this comes from the exons ATGGCCTCACTCCAGCCTACTCTCCTCACTTCCTCCCCGCTCTGCGGCTGTGCGCATGCTCTCCTCGACCGAAGGATCAGGAAATTACCTCCAAGAATCTCAAATGGGGCCTGTTCCACGGCGAGACCGTCGGTCCGGAGCGAGTTCTTGGGGAAAGGTGGGGTCTTGGCTTGGTGGACGGCGGGAAGGCAGCGCCGGCGGCTTGGTGTGGCAGGAGCCGGGAGAGGGCCCTTCtttggcggcggcgggaggcgtATGGACAAGGGCACGAGCCGGGTCGTGGGGAACCTCGCTTTCGCCGCCCTCTTGACGTACCTCGCCGTGACCGGCCAGCTACGGTGGGTTCTTGACGCCATCGTCTCCCTCTGG CTCCTCACGATACTGCTGCCTATTTTGGCTCTGGGtgcatttttcttctttgcagGGCAAGATATACTCCAGGGCGAT TGTCCGAACTGCGGGAGAAGCTTCCAGATACTAAA GTCAGCTTTGAATGATGGTCCACAACTCTGTCCTTATTGCACCCAACCTTTCTCTG TTCAGggcaacaagtttgttagagaATCTGCTAGATTTTCATCTGGAAGGGGCCCTACTGCTACAAACGCACAAGTGTTGAATGAGTTCTTCAATCGTGGCACGAAAG GAAAGGCGCCTTTAGGAACAATTGTGGACGTCGAGGCTGAAGTCAAGGATGTCGAATGA